The following proteins are encoded in a genomic region of Ignavibacteria bacterium:
- a CDS encoding 4-hydroxy-3-methylbut-2-enyl diphosphate reductase has protein sequence MKHFDIPNYYKSNLISRIKELRKDDDPRKKNISPTKLDFGPVRFFIARHFGFCFGVENAIEIAYRTIEENPGKNIYLLSEMIHNPGVNGDLLNRGLKFIFNTSGWQLIDWDELKKEDIVLIPAFGTTLEIEQALRKKELFIETFDTTCPFVEKVWNRSHSLGEQGYTIIIHGKYFHEETRATFSHSIRNAPAVIVRDLEEAKILCSFILGKKGKEEFYEFFKGRLSTGFDFEKDLSRLGVVNQTTMLASETQEIADLLKDTMIKMYGAESIKDHYADTSDTLCYATYDNQEATYGLLEQPADFAVVVGGYNSSNTSHIVELCEQKIKTYFVSSEEKIISKNLISHFNIHEKKEVET, from the coding sequence ATGAAACATTTCGACATACCAAATTATTATAAGAGCAATCTCATTTCGAGGATTAAAGAATTAAGAAAAGATGACGATCCTCGGAAGAAAAATATTTCTCCGACAAAATTAGATTTCGGCCCTGTGAGATTTTTTATTGCCCGTCATTTTGGTTTTTGCTTCGGTGTGGAAAACGCAATTGAAATAGCTTACAGAACGATTGAAGAAAATCCTGGAAAAAACATTTATCTTCTTAGCGAAATGATACATAATCCTGGCGTAAATGGTGATCTTCTCAACCGAGGATTAAAATTTATCTTTAATACTTCTGGGTGGCAATTGATCGACTGGGATGAACTTAAAAAAGAGGACATAGTACTTATCCCGGCTTTTGGTACAACTTTAGAAATCGAACAGGCTCTTAGGAAAAAAGAGCTTTTCATTGAGACTTTCGACACAACTTGCCCATTTGTAGAAAAAGTTTGGAATCGTTCACATTCACTCGGAGAACAGGGTTACACAATAATTATCCACGGAAAATATTTTCACGAAGAAACTCGCGCAACTTTTTCACACAGTATTAGAAACGCTCCGGCGGTAATTGTTCGAGATTTAGAAGAAGCCAAAATTCTTTGCTCATTTATTTTAGGCAAGAAAGGCAAAGAAGAGTTCTATGAATTTTTTAAGGGACGCCTTTCAACTGGTTTTGATTTTGAGAAAGATCTATCGAGACTCGGCGTCGTTAATCAGACAACAATGCTTGCAAGTGAAACTCAAGAAATCGCAGACCTTTTAAAAGATACAATGATAAAAATGTATGGTGCAGAAAGCATAAAAGATCATTACGCCGATACAAGCGATACACTCTGCTATGCAACTTACGATAATCAAGAAGCAACTTACGGACTTCTCGAACAGCCTGCAGACTTCGCCGTTGTAGTTGGTGGGTATAACAGCTCAAACACATCGCACATCGTTGAACTATGCGAACAGAAAATTAAAACTTATTTTGTTTCATCGGAGGAAAAAATTATTTCTAAAAATTTAATAAGCCACTTCAATATTCACGAGAAAAAGGAGGTAGAAAC
- a CDS encoding type II toxin-antitoxin system VapC family toxin: MKVLLDTHVFIWMLNDADRISQNALGLLKDSENEVILSVASLWEILIKESLGKIKFHEPVEVIFEKAISTIELRIIPIEAAHVFELRKLPLHHKDPFDRILTAQAAYENAYIMTSDRLFDNYPVKTIW, encoded by the coding sequence TTGAAAGTACTTCTTGACACTCATGTTTTTATCTGGATGTTGAATGATGCAGATAGAATTTCACAAAATGCTTTAGGTTTACTTAAAGATTCAGAAAATGAAGTCATCTTAAGCGTCGCTAGTCTTTGGGAGATTCTAATAAAAGAATCTCTCGGAAAGATTAAATTTCATGAGCCGGTTGAAGTAATTTTCGAGAAAGCTATTTCAACAATTGAACTAAGAATAATTCCTATCGAGGCAGCTCACGTCTTTGAATTGCGAAAGCTTCCATTGCACCACAAAGATCCATTTGATAGAATTTTGACCGCCCAAGCTGCTTATGAAAATGCTTATATAATGACATCTGATAGATTATTCGACAATTATCCTGTGAAGACAATCTGGTAA
- a CDS encoding type II toxin-antitoxin system prevent-host-death family antitoxin encodes MTKTVNLSKKKVNLAEILSIVEEGNEVIITKNKKRVAKVIPFTTEKKERILNQFKDKIWTSVDFELPIPQEYWESEN; translated from the coding sequence ATGACAAAGACAGTAAATCTTAGTAAAAAGAAAGTAAATCTTGCTGAAATTCTTTCTATTGTTGAAGAAGGCAATGAAGTGATCATCACGAAAAACAAAAAAAGGGTCGCAAAAGTAATTCCTTTTACAACCGAAAAGAAAGAACGAATACTCAATCAATTTAAAGATAAAATTTGGACAAGTGTCGATTTTGAACTGCCGATCCCTCAAGAATATTGGGAAAGTGAAAATTGA